One region of Sandaracinaceae bacterium genomic DNA includes:
- a CDS encoding imelysin family protein, with product MTIPHTPSRFLPSLTLVLASFYMPLAVVGCGSSEEPLLGRRSEVLAALGTNVMLPSYRTLQTRATALDTAIATFVASGLLADRTAAQAAYRLLMESMMEVELMTAGPLGAATLTPGGQDLFDEMYSWSVVPLSLCGVDRFLAGATHQDATVLGAEPLNIRGLGAIDYLLFVDTTANACGAAAEINTNGTWAALAADPAALDVRRAQMARVLSTQVKAHADALVAAWDPAFLQELTAPMRAGALYRSAQEGLNALADGLFVLDQITKDMRIGRPAGLSECTTATCPETLESLYAGDNKERILHNLIGYRLMITGGDGLGFDDLLVDVGASAFATDMLAHIDAAIAAVGNVDGTLAEALVSDLDDVRALHAAVQLCTTDLKTTFLATLSLDPPNRAGSDND from the coding sequence ATGACCATCCCCCACACGCCCTCGCGCTTCCTGCCGAGCCTCACCTTGGTGCTCGCTTCCTTCTATATGCCGCTGGCCGTCGTGGGCTGTGGCAGCAGCGAGGAGCCGCTGCTGGGTCGCCGCAGCGAGGTGCTCGCGGCGCTCGGCACCAACGTGATGCTGCCCAGCTACCGCACGCTGCAGACGCGCGCCACCGCGCTGGACACGGCCATCGCCACGTTCGTCGCCAGCGGCCTGCTCGCAGACCGGACCGCGGCGCAGGCGGCGTACCGGCTGCTGATGGAGTCCATGATGGAGGTCGAGCTGATGACCGCGGGGCCGCTCGGCGCGGCGACGCTGACCCCAGGCGGGCAAGACCTGTTCGACGAGATGTACTCGTGGTCCGTGGTGCCGCTCAGCCTGTGCGGCGTGGACCGCTTCTTGGCGGGCGCCACGCACCAGGACGCCACGGTGTTGGGTGCCGAGCCGCTGAACATCCGCGGCCTCGGCGCCATCGACTACCTGCTCTTCGTGGACACCACAGCGAACGCCTGTGGTGCCGCCGCCGAGATCAACACCAACGGCACCTGGGCCGCGCTGGCGGCCGACCCCGCCGCGCTCGACGTGCGGCGCGCCCAAATGGCCAGAGTGCTGAGCACGCAGGTCAAGGCACACGCCGACGCGCTGGTGGCGGCATGGGACCCGGCCTTCCTGCAGGAGCTCACCGCCCCCATGCGCGCGGGCGCGCTCTATCGCAGCGCGCAGGAGGGGCTCAACGCGCTGGCCGACGGGCTCTTCGTGCTGGATCAGATCACGAAGGACATGCGCATCGGGCGCCCTGCCGGCCTGAGCGAGTGCACCACGGCCACCTGCCCGGAGACGCTCGAGTCGCTGTACGCCGGTGACAACAAGGAGCGCATCCTGCACAACCTGATCGGCTATCGCCTGATGATCACGGGCGGCGACGGCTTGGGCTTCGATGACTTGCTGGTCGACGTGGGCGCGAGCGCCTTCGCCACCGACATGCTGGCGCACATCGACGCGGCCATCGCCGCGGTGGGCAATGTGGACGGCACGCTGGCCGAGGCGCTGGTGTCCGACCTCGACGACGTGCGCGCGCTGCACGCCGCGGTGCAGCTCTGCACCACCGACCTGAAGACCACGTTCCTGGCCACGCTGTCGCTCGATCCGCCCAACCGCGCGGGCTCCGACAACGACTGA
- a CDS encoding protein kinase → MTPGDKVADRFVLVRQVGEGGMGAVFLATDQRTGGQVALKTLTLAGDAARARFEREALTLQSLQHPNIVGYVAHGLPHEGAPWLAMEWVVGVAPDETELHLADALQVLRGAARGLAAAHARGVIHRDIKPSN, encoded by the coding sequence ATGACGCCGGGTGACAAAGTCGCGGACCGCTTCGTGCTCGTGCGCCAGGTGGGCGAGGGAGGGATGGGGGCCGTCTTCCTCGCTACCGATCAGCGCACGGGCGGGCAGGTGGCGCTCAAGACGCTCACGCTCGCGGGTGACGCCGCGCGGGCCCGCTTCGAGCGCGAGGCGCTGACGCTTCAGTCGCTCCAGCACCCGAACATCGTTGGCTACGTGGCCCACGGGCTGCCGCACGAGGGTGCGCCGTGGCTGGCCATGGAGTGGGTGGTGGGCGTGGCGCCCGACGAGACCGAGCTGCACCTCGCCGATGCGCTGCAGGTGCTGCGCGGCGCGGCGCGTGGGCTCGCGGCGGCGCACGCGCGCGGCGTCATCCACCGCGACATCAAGCCCAGCAATTGA